One window of Centropristis striata isolate RG_2023a ecotype Rhode Island chromosome 21, C.striata_1.0, whole genome shotgun sequence genomic DNA carries:
- the gucy2g gene encoding guanylate cyclase 2G, with amino-acid sequence MRHVLVLHFTLAAAATVVSNDTSRSHRLVIGFQAPWNVSFPFSALRLGSAIQIAVEKVNANPSFLGNYSLDFVYTDTDCNPKASLGGFIHQVWKENVSALFGPACPEEAEVTGLIASTWNIPMFSFVGQSSKMDNSNIYDSYVKIVPPLKRSAEVLMKTLEFFDWKHVAMIGGGLDSNTWDKVDALWKTIENPLRANLKLVAAIKFDTSNPQLVYRNIKFISTVARVIVVLTNSEDSMSLLLEAERQGLMNGDYVFFLVQHFEVSGTVDNLWKYALNSRLNHAAIRAFDMAFVIGQKSYDGYDYYDFFDQVFERLKGRPFYSNLTSESEVSPYAAYLHDAVLLYAMGLKEVIKDGKNPHDGKQLLQRLKNKSNIRFYGASGLVHFDEEGERNLDYSIYDLQHTGETTKFVPILNFDSHTKEVRPTSMFGSVVWPRGRRPADKPECGFNNELCEWLINDIALLALLVTFPVIGVLAVLCIGVLILQKFRLQTRLDDSCWWLISYSDITIIREQGGVQGSSLSTTASQSMSSSSQSNFSNNSYGLRDKMGRENVFTTIGLYQGNQVAIKYLKNHIVGNYQKPSIVEEFNVMKEMKHENLVQFFGACIEQPNVCLITQYCRKGSLKDLLKSTDVELDGMFKLSFAYDIVNGMEFIHKSNLRFHGNLKPSTCLVDSRLQIKLSGFGLWEFKYGSKNKIVSLENPNYEEMFWRAPELLRQVGLHVIGTPKADVFSFAIIMWELMYNAKSGPYHEVNLEPKEIIMQLRTPFQGEFLRPALSAELCEENVNLLLKACWNENPDHRPPFASIRRQLRDMSPDSHANILDNMVEKLEKYANHLEEVVEERTNQLTAEKTRADKLLSSMLPRYIADQLMVGKSVEPQSYDMVTIFFSDIVGFTSMCSVSSAMEVVTFLNDLYSLFDDIIKMYDVYKVETIGDAYMVASGLPISNGYRHALEICTMALHFLSSIKVFRIHHMPNESLAIRIGIHSGPVVAGVVGTTMPRYCLFGDTVNTASRMESNSLPLKIHISQCTADILVQAGSFELEERGEVEMKGKGLHKTYWLLSKQGFNPPLIAHSSPPADSFKPLTEKQGIPRVAEKRVHKPLTKAMMTAVHI; translated from the exons GGCTCGGCTCGGCCATCCAGATCGCCGTGGAGAAGGTGAATGCCAACCCCTCCTTCCTGGGGAACTACAGTCTGGACTTTGTGTACACGGACACAGACTGTAATCCCAAAGCCTCCCTGGGAGGATTTATTCACCAGGTGTGGAAGGAAAACGTGTCTGCACTGTTTGGTCCTGCGTGTCCCGAAGAAGCCGAG GTCACCGGTCTCATTGCGTCCACATGGAACATCCCCATGTTCAGTTTTGTGGGACAATCCTCCAAAATGGACAACAGCAACATCTACGACTCCTACGTCAAGATAGTTCCCCCTCTGAAAAGGAGCGCCGAGGTGCTGATGAAGACCCTGGAGTTCTTTGACTGGAAACACGTGGCGATGATCGGAGGCGGACTGGACTCAAACACTTGGGACAAAGTCGACGCTTTGTGGAAAACCATTGAGAATCCGCTGAGAGCAAACTTAAAACTGGTCGCCGCCATCAAGTTTGACACCAGCAACCCTCAGCTGGTCTACAGAAACATTAAGTTCATCTCCACCGTCGCCAGAG TGATTGTGGTCCTGACGAACAGCGAGGACTCCatgtctctgctgctggaggccGAGCGGCAGGGTCTGATGAACGGAGACTACGTCTTCTTCCTGGTGCAGCATTTTGAGGTCAGTGGCACCGTG GATAATTTGTGGAAATATGCCTTGAACAGCAGACTAAACCACGCTGCCATCAGAGCCTTTGACATGGCCTTCGTCATCGGACAGAAATCCTACGACGGCTACGACTATTATGACTTCTTTGATCAGGTTTTTGAAAGACTGAAAGGACGCCCGTTTTACAGCAACCTGACCTCTGAGAGTGAG GTGAGCCCTTACGCTGCCTACCTGCACGATGCGGTGCTTCTTTACGCCATGGGACTGAAGGAAGTCATCAAAGACGGAAAAAACCCTCATGATGGaaagcagctgctgcagagattaaagaataaaagcaaCATTCGGTTTTATG GTGCCTCTGGACTAGTCCACTTCGACGAAGAGGGGGAGAGGAATTTGGACTATTCCATTTATGACCTGCAGCACACAGGAGAAACCACCAAGTTTGTACCGATCCTCAATTTCGACAGTCACACCAAAGAAGTCCG ACCCACGTCAATGTTTGGTTCTGTGGTCTGGCCAAGAGGAAGACGTCCTGCTGATAAACCAGAGTGTGGATTCAACAATGAGCTCTGTGAATGGCTCATTAATG ACATCGCCCTGCTGGCTCTGCTCGTGACCTTCCCCGTCATCGGTGTGCTGGCGGTTCTGTGCATCGGGGTCCTCATCCTGCAGAAGTTTCGGCTCCAGACGAGGCTGGACGACTCCTGCTGGTGGCTGATCAGCTACAGCGACATCACCATCATCAGGGAGCAAGGA GGGGTTCAGGGTTCCTCTCTGAGCACCACAGCCAGTCAGAGCATGAGCAGCAGCTCTCAGTCCAACTTCTCCAACAACAGCTACGGTCTGAGGGACAAGATGGGGAGAGAGAACGTCTTCACCACCATCGGCCTCTACCAG GGAAATCAAGTGGCCATCAAGTACTTGAAGAACCACATTGTCGGCAACTACCAGAAACCCTCAATTGTTGAAGAGTTCAATGTG ATGAAAGAGATGAAACATGAGAACTTGGTTCAGTTCTTTGGTGCTTGCATCGAGCAGCCGAATGTCTGTTTGATCACCCAGTACTGCAGAAAAGGCAGCCTGAAG GACCTTCTGAAGTCTACAGATGTTGAGCTGGACGGGATGTTTAAGCTGTCATTTGCTTATGACATTGTCAAT GGAATGGAGTTCATTCACAAAAGTAACCTGAGGTTTCATGGGAACCTGAAGCCCAGCACATGTCTGGTGGACAGTCGACTCCAGATAAAACTCTCCGGCTTCGGTCTGTGGGAGTTTAAATACGGGAGCAAAAACAAGATTGTCTCACTGGAAAACCCAAATTATGAAG AGATGTTTTGGAGAGCTCCGGAGCTCCTGAGACAAGTTGGTCTCCATGTCATTGGGACGCCCAAAGCGGACGTCTTCAGCTTCGCTATCATCATGTGGGAGCTCATGTACAACGCCAAGTCTGGTCCATATCACGAAGTCAACCTGGAGCCCAAAG AGATTATCATGCAGCTGCGGACGCCTTTCCAAGGGGAGTTCCTGCGGCCGGCGCTGTCTGCGGAGCTGTGTGAGGAGAACGTCAACCTGCTGCTGAAGGCGTGCTGGAATGAAAACCCCGACCACCGACCGCCGTTTGCATCGATACGGAGACAGCTGAGGGACATGAGCCCAGACAG TCATGCAAATATTCTGGATAATATGGTGGAAAAGTTGGAGAAATATGCAAATCActtggaggaggtggtggaggagaggaCCAATCAGCTCACAGCAGAGAAGACCCGAGCAGACAAGCTTCTCTCCAGCATGTTACCAAG ATACATCGCAGATCAGCTGATGGTGGGGAAGTCAGTGGAGCCGCAGAGCTACGACATGGTGACCATCTTCTTCTCCGACATTGTGGGCTTCACGTCCATGTGCTCCGTCAGCTCCGCCATGGAGGTGGTGACGTTCCTCAACGACCTCTACAGCCTCTTCGACGACATCATCAAGATGTACGACGTCTATAAA GTGGAAACTATTGGTGATGCCTACATGGTGGCCAGTGGTCTCCCCATCAGCAACGGCTACCGCCACGCCTTAGAGATTTGTACCATGGCTCTGCATTTTCTGAGCTCCATCAAGGTCTTCAGAATCCACCACATGCCCAATGAAAGTCTTGCAATTCGCATTGGGATACACTCCG GTCCAGTGGTGGCTGGAGTGGTGGGCACCACAATGCCTCGATACTGTCTGTTTGGTGACACGGTGAACACAGCCTCGCGCATGGAAAGCAACAGTTTAC CCCTGAAGATTCACATATCTCAGTGCACCGCCGACATCCTGGTCCAGGCTGGATCATTTgagctggaggagagaggggaagtGGAAATGAAG GGCAAAGGGCTTCATAAGACTTACTGGCTGCTGAGCAAACAGGGATTTAATCCTCCTCTTATTGCTCACAGCTCTCCACCAGCCGACAGTTTCAAACCACTAACAGAG AAACAGGGAATACCCAGAGTGGCTGAGAAAAGGGTCCACAAACCCCTGACCAAAGCTATGATGACTGCAGTGCACATCTGA
- the tectb gene encoding beta-tectorin, protein MASVGALLMLLPVAWTCSPQKADYVMVSCFPNAIIANVPECPYGWEIEQLSLGGICYSGLHSPGYYRFTIPDLTPKNHSYCGTQSEYIPGKDPKYVFYNSIVSNDTSLTVRNQPVNYTFSCMYRAAYLVNNAVFSQRVATVFVNNGSLGTFRSQLSMNVFTNSKFLYAKDAPYVIDTSEIGSEVFIGIEAKGLSNRFKVVINNCWATPTPYSTDKKRWSLIINSCSSDNTVTIFENAKDSRSMFKFNSFRFQRLEKVSTVWLHCEVQVCDGERLVCQPGPCTFRSLSAEPEPSGGILTAEFHIKGINSSNNGHIKGTSLFILLVVLINTCCDLVNGSRM, encoded by the exons ATGGCTTCTGTCGGTGCGTTATTAATGCTTCTGCCTGTTGCGTGGACATGCTCTCCTCAAAAAGCAG ACTACGTCATGGTGTCATGTTTCCCCAACGCCATCATCGCCAACGTGCCAGAGTGTCCGTACGGCTGGGAGATCGAGCAGCTGTCCCTGGGTGGCATCTGTTACTCCGGGCTGCACAGCCCCGGCTATTACCGCTTCACCATCCCAGACCTGACGCCCAAAAACCACTCGTACTGCGGCACGCAGTCTGAG TACATACCCGGCAAAGACCCCAAGTACGTCTTCTACAACTCCATCGTGTCCAACGACACGTCGCTCACCGTCAGAAACCAGCCGGTCAACTACACCTTCAGCTGCATGTACCGAGCAGCCTACCTGGTAAACAACGCAGTGTTCAGCCAGAG AGTGGCTACAGTTTTTGTCAACAACGGGAGTTTAGGCACTTTTAGATCACAGTTGTCTATGAACGTGTTCACG AATTCAAAGTTCCTGTATGCCAAAGACGCTCCGTATGTGATCGACACGTCTGAGATCGGCTCTGAAGTCTTCATCGGCATCGAAGCAAAAGGACTCAGTAACAG ATTCAAAGTTGTAATAAACAACTGCTGGGCCACTCCCACTCCGTACTCGACGGACAAGAAGAGGTGGAGTCTCATCATCAACAG CTGCTCCTCTGACAACACTGTGACTATTTTTGAGAACGCCAAAGACAGCCGCTCCATGTTCAAATTCAACTCCTTCCGCTTCCAGCGGCTGGAGAAGGTTTCCACTGTGTGGCTTCACTGTGAGGTCCAGGTCTGCGATGGAGAGAGGCTCGTCTGCCAGCCG GGTCCCTGCACCTTCAGAAGCCTGTCAGCAGAGCCAGAACCAAGTGGGGGGATTCTTACTGCTGAGTTTCACATTAAAG GTATTAATTCCTCCAATAATGGACACATAAAAG GCACGTCACTATTCATCCTGCTGGTGGTCCTCATAAACACATGCTGTGATTTAGTAAACGGATCAAGaatgtag
- the LOC131959267 gene encoding dickkopf-related protein 3-like gives MLGKLWMLCLCFSWAEARIWAWMLNMPHSPPKEGAKALRESAPVAKAIMAVCDHDRVCGRGFSCDRHFGLCVPLRGEGHYCRRDSQCVRGLSCMFGKCHRSIPNGQEGARCKADRDCGASMCCARHHGEQVCKRRLISGESCYVPDGGLAFSINQICPCDEGLLCRENSAAYQRE, from the exons ATGTTGGGTAAACTTTGGATGCTCTGTCTGTGCTTCTCCTGGGCTGAAGCTCGGATATGGGCCTGGATGCTCAACATGCCTCACAGCCCTCCGAAAGAAGGAGCGAAGGCACTCAGAGAGAGCGCTCCGGTGGCCAAAGCAATCATG gcTGTGTGCGACCATGACAGGGTCTGTGGGCGAGGTTTCTCCTGTGATCGACACTTCGGTCTTTGTGTTCCTCTGCGTGGGGAGGGACACTACTGTCGGAGGGATTCCCAGTGTGTCCGCGGACTCAGCTGCATGTTTGGGAAGTGCCACCGCAGCATCCCTAACGGACAAGAGG GTGCCAGGTGTAAAGCTGATAGGGACTGCGGGGCGTCCATGTGTTGCGCGCGACATCACGGCGAGCAGGTGTGCAAGAGGCGTCTGATCAGCGGTGAGAGCTGCTACGTTCCTGATGGCGGCCTGGCATTCAGCATCAACCAGATCTGTCCCTGTGATGAGGGGCTGCTGTGTCGAGAAAACAGCGCAGCTTACCAGAGAGAGTAA